The following proteins are encoded in a genomic region of Primulina huaijiensis isolate GDHJ02 chromosome 3, ASM1229523v2, whole genome shotgun sequence:
- the LOC140972349 gene encoding protein RADIALIS-like 5: protein MASSSSSWTKTQNKQFEKALAAYDKDTPDRWQSIARVVGKSIDEVKRHYEILVEDLKHIESGKIPLPKYRSN from the coding sequence ATGGCATCAAGTTCATCATCATGGACGAAAACTCAAAACAAGCAATTCGAAAAGGCGTTAGCTGCCTACGATAAGGATACCCCTGATCGTTGGCAGAGTATAGCTCGTGTTGTTGGGAAATCCATCGATGAAGTCAAAAGACACTACGAGATTCTCGTCGAAGACCTCAAGCACATTGAATCCGGGAAAATCCCTTTACCGAAATATCGATCAAATTAA
- the LOC140974277 gene encoding uncharacterized protein, with protein MELKRRALLVMCLAAVASVGWCWGEEAAERANMAAENMNMRGKEAEEAASETMQEAKDKTGYWADWTLSKLSEGLGLNSESAKEAAQKFIEKTKGAASKSTDTMNSAAYETSRYASSKASDIADETSEKLSDAKNYASEKATEAMNKASNIASKVKQTGKDKASDASESISDRAGKSMERASEMAGEVKNKAFDTYSHASDKAGRAMDRASDVVKDKAHDAYDLTSEIGENAREKIKDKGHDAYGYASDQTARVMNTASDMAYDAKEWAKDKASNARASASDRVSSTSVGAKEAVKDKTSDAYDAASDKVGDTIQMVTEKVSEAKETMSDAMSRGRDKASDAYEDANSKAREAYESAKDSTWAKEIYEAAKERVSQAAGDLGEHTRKDSAEL; from the exons ATGGAGTTGAAGAGAAGGGCGTTATTGGTGATGTGCCTGGCGGCGGTGGCGTCGGTGGGGTGGTGCTGGGGTGAGGAGGCGGCGGAGAGAGCCAATATGGCCGCCGAGAACATGAATATGCGGGGAAAAGAGGCGGAGGAGGCGGCTTCTGAGACCATGCAGGAGGCTAAAGACAAAACTGGTTACTGGGCCGATTGGACTTTGAGCAAGTTATCTGA GGGACTCGGATTGAATTCAGAGAGTGCAAAAGAAGCAGCGCAGAAGTTCATAGAGAAGACGAAGGGTGCCGCATCGAAATCCACTGATACTATGAATTCTGCTGCATACG AAACATCGAGGTATGCTTCGTCGAAGGCCAGCGATATAGCCGATGAAACGTCTGAGAAACTAAGTGATGCCAAGAATTACGCCTCTGAAAAGGCTACCGAAGCCATGAATAAAGCCTCTAATATTGCTTCGAAGGTGAAACAAACCGGCAAGGATAAGGCGAGTGATGCTTCCGAATCCATTTCTGACCGGGCTGGTAAATCCATGGAGAGGGCTTCAGAAATGGCGGGCGAAGTAAAAAATAAAGCATTTGACACCTATTCGCATGCATCTGATAAGGCTGGTCGGGCAATGGACCGTGCTTCAGATGTGGTAAAAGATAAGGCGCATGATGCTTATGATCTTACTTCGGAAATTGGAGAGAATGCTAGAGAGAAAATCAAGGACAAAGGTCACGACGCTTATGGATACGCTTCGGATCAAACGGCTCGAGTGATGAACACTGCATCGGACATGGCCTATGATGCCAAGGAATGGGCCAAGGATAAAGCATCCAATGCTCGTGCCTCAGCTTCAGATCGAGTCTCTAGCACGTCTGTGGGGGCAAAAGAAGCCGTGAAAGATAAAACATCTGATGCATACGATGCAGCGTCGGATAAGGTGGGTGACACCATACAGATGGTCACAGAAAAAGTCAGTGAGGCCAAAGAAACGATGAGCGATGCAATGTCGCGTGGTAGAGACAAGGCGTCCGATGCATACGAGGATGCAAATTCGAAGGCTCGCGAAGCTTATGAGTCGGCCAAGGACTCGACTTGGGCGAAGGAAATATATGAAGCAGCTAAGGAGAGGGTTTCACAAGCTGCAGGAGATCTTGGAGAACATACGAGGAAGGACTCGGCCGAGTTATGA
- the LOC140972350 gene encoding zinc-finger homeodomain protein 6-like, whose protein sequence is MERRGQARDMLGSQNSTNYIRPPTSQESPVKLPLAPLVATSADRRGNATVSTRRGSSIFSPTQISDHQNHPPAHLRHHVSTPPSEPLGQNEPTPDSDPAPTAGAKAGVSSNSKALAAQPQGSQPPQPPPAAATARVEAAAANCSNTSLIIFRECLKNHAAGIGGHVVDGCGEFMASGEEGTPEAMRCAACDCHRNFHRKEVKGEPPQQPYIYYPYNPNSTSTHRPNPLLHNLNTQRGHQQSHHKHSTQPTMVNFRGNPGGAVAESSSEDLNMFHSGSGAHASMKPSISGSKKRSRTKFSQEQKDRMHEFAEKLDWRIQKQDDQQVQQFCSEVGVKRQVFKVWMHNNKAAMKKKQI, encoded by the coding sequence ATGGAACGCCGAGGCCAAGCAAGGGATATGCTAGGGAGTCAGAACTCTACGAACTATATTCGTCCGCCGACCTCTCAAGAATCTCCGGTGAAGCTGCCTCTTGCTCCGTTAGTCGCCACCTCGGCTGACAGGAGAGGGAATGCAACGGTTTCCACCCGTCGCGGGAGTTCCATTTTCAGCCCTACCCAAATCTCGGATCACCAGAACCATCCTCCGGCGCACCTCCGCCACCATGTGTCTACCCCTCCTTCAGAGCCTCTGGGGCAGAATGAGCCCACCCCAGATTCAGATCCGGCTCCAACAGCCGGCGCAAAGGCTGGTGTATCATCAAATTCGAAGGCTCTGGCAGCTCAACCACAAGGTTCCCAGCCGCCTCAGCCACCACCGGCTGCAGCGACTGCGAGAGTGGAGGCTGCAGCTGCTAATTGTAGTAATACTTCCTTAATTATATTTAGAGAATGCCTCAAGAATCATGCCGCGGGCATCGGTGGACATGTAGTGGATGGATGCGGAGAATTCATGGCAAGCGGAGAAGAGGGCACTCCGGAAGCGATGAGATGCGCCGCTTGCGATTGCCACCGTAATTTCCACCGGAAAGAAGTCAAAGGCGAGCCGCCGCAACAGCCCTATATCTACTACCCTTACAACCCCAACTCCACCAGCACCCACCGGCCCAACCCATTACTCCACAATCTAAACACCCAACGCGGCCACCAGCAGAGTCATCACAAACACTCCACACAGCCAACCATGGTAAACTTCAGGGGAAACCCGGGAGGCGCGGTGGCGGAGTCATCCAGCGAGGATCTCAACATGTTCCACTCCGGCAGCGGCGCGCATGCATCGATGAAGCCGTCGATCTCAGGGTCCAAGAAGAGGTCCCGCACGAAATTCAGCCAAGAACAGAAGGATCGAATGCATGAATTCGCGGAGAAGCTGGATTGGAGAATCCAAAAACAAGATGATCAACAAGTCCAACAGTTCTGCAGCGAAGTTGGGGTCAAGAGGCAAGTTTTCAAAGTGTGGATGCACAACAACAAAGCAGCCATGAAAAAGAAACAAATCTAA
- the LOC140974279 gene encoding uncharacterized protein — MAEQKLTQIKALSDPKPESQTPETRPDCIYQHVYLTPVDSSSQIPLPPPQSSSAAESPHSPPAEISQNSQNPSKIPIRPPKIRKLSASATAEDQTSPPQTIGEDSSSSSSAAISTTTIPPTNANNVKSRRRSASQASRALPQIIKPLSADGEIELGLRHLRVADPLLASLIDIHQPPQFESHHPPFLALTKSILYQQLAFKAGTSIYTRFVSLCGGEDAVFPDSVLALSPQQLKQIGVSSRKASYLYDLANKYKSGILSDETIVKMDDRSLFTMLSMVKGIGSWSVHMFMIFSLHRPDVLPVSDLGVRKGVQLLYGLEELPRPSRIEQLCDKWRPYRSIGAWYMWRLLDGKGAPAAGSAVFLEENVVQPLQQVGLPHYGHQLQLQYVEPHNGIGNLGACIWNQ; from the exons ATGGCGGAGCAGAAGCTCACGCAAATCAAAGCCCTGTCCGATCCCAAACCAGAATCCCAAACCCCTGAAACTCGACCAGACTGTATTTATCAGCATGTGTACCTTACACCTGTTGACTCTAGTTCTCAAATTCCTCTTCCTCCGCCTCAATCCAGCTCTGCGGCTGAATCTCCACATTCCCCTCCCGCTGAAATCTCTCAAAATTCACAAAACCCTTCCAAAATTCCGATTCGGCCCCCCAAAATCCGTAAACTTTCCGCGTCTGCCACCGCGGAAGACCAAACGTCGCCGCCTCAAACCATTGGGGAAGATTCTTCCTCTAGCTCCTCTGCAGCCATCTCAACAACGACTATCCCACCTACTAATGCAAATAATGTTAAAAGCAGGCGGCGGAGCGCCTCCCAAGCTTCCAGGGCTCTGCCACAGATCATCAAACCCTTATCTGCCGATGGAGAGATTGAATTAGGCCTCCGCCACCTCCGTGTGGCAGACCCCCTGCTTGCCTCCCTTATTGATATTCACCAGCCGCCGCAGTTTGAGTCCCACCACCCCCCATTCCTCGCCCTCACAAAGAGCATACTATACCAGCAGCTTGCTTTTAAAGCTGGAACCTCTATATATACGCGATTCGTCTCCCTTTGTGGTGGTGAGGATGCTGTTTTCCCGGATTCCGTCCTTGCACTTTCTCCCCAACAACTTAAGCAAATTGGGGTGTCCAGCCGGAAGGCCAGTTATTTATATGACCttgcaaataaatataaatcagGGATTTTGTCTGATGAGACAATTGTGAAAATGGATGATAGGTCTTTGTTCACGATGCTCTCAATGGTGAAAGGAATAGGTTCATGGTCAGTTCATATGTTCATGATATTCTCCCTGCACAGGCCCGATGTTTTACCCGTAAGTGACTTAGGTGTTAGGAAAGGTGTGCAATTGCTGTATGGTTTGGAGGAGCTACCTAGGCCTTCCAGGATAGAACAATTGTGTGATAAGTGGAGGCCTTATAGGTCAATTGGGGCTTGGTACATGTGGAGGCTCTTGGATGGGAAAGGTGCCCCAGCTGCTGGTTCAGCAGTATTTTTAGAGGAGAATGTTGTGCAGCCACTGCAACAAGTTGGGCTCCCGCATTATGGACATCAGCTTCAGCTGCAGTATGTTGAACCACATAATGGAATTGGAAATCTTGG GGCGTGTATTTGGAACCAATGA
- the LOC140972351 gene encoding GATA transcription factor 19-like — MMHRCSSSNMVGGCSCGMYHTQSCNSFSMLFSMTNGYRGYEEGEEMYSFSNSPSSSVDCTLSLGTPSTRLTSDDGNQGEKKRSSRISAFGWNILPSKQTPAPPSSSKSHRGGSSGNSGGDPLLARRCANCDTTSTPLWRNGPRGPKSLCNACGIRFKKEERRATAAAATSNGGGGSHGAMEAQQMMNNNTWATSQPHKTPYYYGNEYQFLQEDNHLNSWRFNVTDRPSFVHDFTR; from the exons ATGATGCACAGGTGCAGTAGCTCGAACATGGTGGGGGGTTGCTCCTGTGGGATGTACCACACGCAGAGCTGCAATTCGTTTTCTATGCTTTTCTCCATGACCAATGGGTATCGAGGATACGAAGAAGGAGAGGAGATGTACTCTTTCTCGAATTCTCCTTCGTCTTCTGTGGATTGCACGCTTTCTTTGGGCACGCCTTCCACTCGTCTGACGAGTGACGACGGCAATCAAGGTGAGAAGAAACGTTCTTCTCGTATATCTGCTTTTGGGTGGAACATCTTGCCTTCGAAGCAGACGCCGGCGCCGCCGTCCAGCTCCAAAAGCCACCGTGGAGGAAGTAGTGGGAACTCCGGCGGCGACCCTCTCCTCGCCCGCCGCTGTGCTAATTGCGACACCACCTCCACTCCACTGTGGAGGAACGGTCCAAGGGGTCCTAAG TCACTGTGCAATGCATGTGGGATTCGCTTCAAGAAAGAAGAGAGACGAGCCACAGCCGCCGCTGCCACCAGCAACGGCGGAGGCGGCAGCCACGGAGCCATGGAAGCTCAACAGATGATGAACAACAACACATGGGCAACATCTCAACCCCACAAAACACCCTATTACTACGGGAACGAGTACCAGTTCCTGCAAGAAGACAACCACCTCAATTCATGGCGCTTCAACGTCACAGACAGGCCAAGCTTCGTCCACGATTTCACCAGATGa